One Pelmatolapia mariae isolate MD_Pm_ZW linkage group LG1, Pm_UMD_F_2, whole genome shotgun sequence genomic window, ACACACTATGCATGCTCAGCAGGTGCATATATGAGCCTGCCTAATACGTCCAAGCAGGGCAACAGTGGTATTATGGTATGATCTATTTTCTTTAGAAGCCTCATGTGTAACATTTGAGTTCAGTGACTGTGGACTTGTGTCGTATTATTTGAAATCTTTTTAATCAGAAAGACAATCGCACACAGATGTGTGAGTTCATTCAAAGGTTTCCCAACTACTGCAAGGAAGTTTAGCTTACACAGCAACTTAAAGCAAATTAATTTAGCTTCATACCTTGTATCATACCTTTAACACTGAGACAAAAACTTAACATTTGAAAAGGCCACCCTTCATTCAGACTTGTCCCTCATTTTTATACCGGTGGATTATTGTTTGTGGTGCTGAGGTGaatgagaaaacatttttaactgtttggCATTTAAATAGATGCTTCAAAAATCAAATAAGCAAAGAATTGGAAAGTATAAGaaacagatttcaaactctTGAAAATCCTGCAAAGCATACCACTCACATACAGCGAGATGCACTGACACGCTTCACTTATGAAAAGTTTAGGAATGTTAGATGGACTCACTGAACAGAAGTGCTGCATAGTATATGACAAATCTCCTAAAATAAGCCTAAACCAGGCGTGGTATCTCACCTACAATCCAAGTAGGACACACTTCTGACTTCTACTGTTGACAAAAGTCTTGTGTTGCCtttgatttctttatattttgctaggaaaatgtgatttacatggaaatacagtatgcaaggcaaaaacagagtttgtggaAATTCTAACAAGCCTGAAGGTTAATATTTGACATGGCCACCTTTACTCTAAGAACAggctgaactctcttaggcaagctttcttgtcatttctttaagtctttggatgttggctggctttttttctgttctctgtcaagatgatcccacacggCTTCGATAATGTCGAGATCAAGGCTCTGCGAGGCCAATCCAGGACTGATAGTGTCTCATTGTCTGTTTTACTatccaggtatgattttactgcactggcagtgtgttttggggtaatcgtcatgctgaaaaatgaagatgtTGCCAATCACATGTTTTGCagatggtggatcaaaatctaatAGTAGTTTTCTCTGTTCATAATTCCACCAATTTGGTCAGGTTCTCCAACATCACTGGCTGAAGttcagccccaaaccatgacagagcctccaccttgttttacagacactcactgctgtacctctctcctgCCCTCCTCCATATATACAACCAAAAATGTCAAGTTTGGTATTAACACTacatcagacctgttgccactgattttcagtccaccTCTTGCATGATTTGCCATACCTCACTCTTTTCATTTGTCCACCACTTTTCCAGttttctgagattttttttaaggacacattgCACATCATGCCGAGATATGCCAAGCTTTCAGCCAATAGTTCTGTGAGAATCACCTTGTTTgtgcaaaaatataattttatctCTATCAAGCTGTCTTATCGTTGGCATTATTAAAGATTCGACCACAGAAATcgaaacaaatgtatttttgtgacaggctgctaataACAAAGAGGCTAAAGATACAACTGGTTCTTGGCTGAGTATTATGTGGCttaagtaaaataaattatCTGAAAATGTTCAACTACTGGGgctgtccaaagaaaaactttaaaagaccTTTAAAAAGCCTGGCACTACTGGTCACAACAAATTCTGGCTCCTTCAAGAATATAGGAAATATAAAGATATTAGGTTTGGctaaagacttttgcacactacTATCTTGTTTAACGTGGGTTATAGGCCATTCCACGCTGTGAAGCAGCAGTAAAGAGACTGCGCTTTGTGTGGGAGTGTAGAGCTGTGCTCCAGGCGACATACAGTAAAGGATGTGACTGCGAGGAAGATAACTGCTCACTCACAGCCCAGCATGAGCCGAATGTCACATGACACAGTTTGAGGGTTCGCAGCGAGAAGACCCTTCCCACAAATAACTCGCGATGCTGGTAATCTCACACTAACACCATGGCGCAGACAGCTTTTCAGTACTTGGTTTGTTAAAATCGACAATAAAAACCCCAAGTTCTTCTCAAAACACGTGGATATTTGAACTTGAAATGAATTGTGCACAAAAGAGAGCCTGGAATTAGACCGTGGTTTACTTGGATCACTGACAGCGTGGACAACAGTGGTTACCTCAGGCTTTTCACCGCGTGTCCATCCAAACCAGTATGATCCAGTATAAAGTCAGTCAGAGTTTCCTAAGCTTGTCTCACGGCTGCTTTAGACTTACTGTTCTTCCCGTTTCTAAAGGAGACCTAACGGAAACCGAGTGAACCCAAAATGACAGTTAACCAAGCTTTTAAAGTTATTTCTGAATGTGCGCTGAAAGCAACACAGTGCAGTGTCTGCAACAACCGCCAGAAACTACCCACAACTCTGCGCCTTTGGTGAAACAACGGTCCACTGGCGCTCAAATTTGCTGGCCTGGCTCATTTCTTACCACTTCAGCAATAAGCAGCATTCCTTTCCTGGATGTGACGAACTCTTTGCTGGGAAGAATAGACTTCAGGACAGCCTGGGGCGGCCGGTTCGAGCTGGGAGCCTCGATGTCCCCCATtgttatgaaaagaaaaactctcCTCGAGCTCCGGGCTGCTCAAACTACAAGTACTGCAGAGATTTTAGTGCAAaataaacacacgcacacacacacacacaaacactcaaatGAGATATGAGGAGGCGTGAGGCTTCTCTGAGGTGGAAGCGGAAACAATGACAAGCTCGGAAATGCAGCGCGAGcgccagaaaaaaagaagcgcAACATCTGCTTTCTCCAGATGTGAAATGCGATGCCCCCAGCTGCACACAACGGCGGAAATATACAACTCATGatgtcacaaagaaaaaaaatctttattgatatttgttttttttcctctttcccttTACAATTTAGAAATCTTAAACAGCCACACCATGGCACCATGCTTAGTTACAGAATCAAATATGCCTGTGGATAAACTAACAAACACTTCTACAGCTAAACCTTTAAACTACGCACAGAATGCAAAAGCAGTTAGCGGGTTGGGGTCATTCATGCGCACACGTTGTCATTAGTTTGCTGCAGTTCGTCTGTTTTATGTATTCTGCGTTTCAGTCCTCGGCCTGTTGAATGTGATGATACTGAACAGAATGTAGCTCTCAACGCACAGCAGCACAGCTAAGAGGAAACACATGATCTGCAAAAAGAGGGTACATCTCAGCATACATCCATTGCATTCCatatgtgtgtgttcgtgtgtatGTAGGCTACTCATATTGGGAGTGTTTTTACGTTTTTTACACAGTCAAACTTTAAGGACTTGCCTCTCTTtgagaaacaagaaaacaagtcattcaggggtaaaggCTTGTTTAAACTTAGAGTAGTGCTCCAGAAGTGAATCTATGCCAATGCATGAAGGTTTAATGTTACTGAACATACTGTATATACACTTAAATACATCTCACCCCTCCAATCAGCATGCCTGTGTTAATGTAAGAAGTCATAGCCATCAAGCTCAAGGTGATGAAGTAAACGCTCGCAAAGACTGAATTCAATACATCCTGAAGAaggagaacaaaaagaaaagaacaagagCTTGAACATGCAACAGGCAGTCACACtttttttcactctctctcactATGTCCAAAGCTATAACACATCACTTACAACTAGAGGCCAAAAGAAGAAGGTCAGCCTCTTGTTGAGTTTGAGCAGGTAGAGCACCAGCAGAAGCGAGGTGATGAAAAACTCCAACGCTGTGGCTGCGATGTACTTGGGTGTCGAGGCTACAGCGAAACACACAAAAGCCACAAACAGAGTCACCTaaagcagagagggggagattGCAAAGAGAAACTGTCACTGAGATAACAGAGCcaagaaaaaaacactgtgaTGTTTGATAACAGCATATTTTAAAACTGCATCGTGTACTGTGAGGTCTCCTTCCTTCTCATCCACTGGTtgctttgcagttttttttgcAACGCGTTGCACCTTTCAGTttagagagaaaaacaggaactgtCATTTTGAGAAGCTTTCCTCATGACATTTAAAAAGATTAAACAGATCATGATCCACTTCAGCAACAGCCTTTAAATCACACACTGCTTATACTAACATTTACCAACTAAAGCATATAGCAAATTTGTGAAGCTATTGCACCATGTTCTGTTTCTGTTCCCCTTTTTTAACAGGCACAAGGCAGAGAAACGGCATGTATCAGCTGTTTTACACCACATTACACCAAAAGTCCAAAGTTAGGATATAAGCAGATATCTCACCATCTCTGTCACCTTCACAATCCCCCTCCTGGATTTGAGAAAAGCAGTGTCCACTTCCATGGCTGTCTGTTTTGTTGTCATTCTACAGCACGATGATCTGATTTCAACAGAGAACTCGCTCAGTCTGTTTCCTGAAACATGCAATTTCCTTTGATAGAAATAGAAAATGACTGGTCACAAGAATAGACACAGTATTTTCACACCTACTGCTACTTATCACTGctcagggggaaaaaacacaagtaAAGATGAGCTCTGGATGCAACAGAAACCTTACCTAGAGCCAGAGATAAACCACCACTGAGGGCAGACACTGCAGTGACACTGTGGGTAAAACATCATATTTGCTTTTAGGATGGATAAGATCATAATTAACATCTTCATCAACTTCAGTAAATGTTGAACATCAACAGGAAATAACTGAAGATTTCTGTTTCAGCAGAGTCAAACCTTGACCTAATAAGCCTACACCTTGACTACTCTGATACTCATACTTGGACTATGGTTGTGCTACCAGTTGGCTAATTGTGgctacatttaaaaaagctaTGTCTTCCTCTTATTTATTCTCAGTCAGATTGGTGCAAAAGCGTCTGTGAagcttctcagtcatccaggtcatcctAGTCTAAAGatatttcacctctcatctgagaagcttcttcagttctaagagcaactggtggagaatcccagattttaagtcttatgggagtgtccccaagcTGTCTGCAAGCTGCCAtgtgtttatgaagtggctgcaCAGGCACTTCATAAACgtatggcacaacacagaagagccaccttGACGGGACAAGATtcggctgtccatctgcatctaaaggacaaaggtcactctaaCGAGGATgctaatgttcacattttggacagagaagacagatggtttgaaagaggagtgaaagaaaccatctatgtccactgtgaacaaccatctttgaacagaggtggtggcttacaacaccaactgcctgtcatctataatccagttttgagatcccttcccagatgccttaacgcccactcacatcctgggccatttgacgTCAGTAAATTACATGATAGGGTGGAGCTGGGCTTCACAgtgggttcacccgaaaccttggctgactGCGAcccacaccttggctcgtgtaattaggtagaggatcaatgggggtccatgaccctcttgggggacactcccatagggtttaaaatcctggactctccaccagttgctcttagaaccgaagaagcttcttggatgagaggtgaaacgtcttcaaggaaacttcaagaagtccagacgcttttctttccaagctccttagaattGGTGcataagcatttcactgcagaTTTTACTTGAATAATTATGTATGTGAGAAATACAGCTAATCTTGACTCTTAAAATTACCATCAGATATTTTTGGCCACAGGAATAAATCCTTTATGAGCACATAGTGTATGAAGCCCTTTCCCCTTATGCCACCAAAACAGTTCTGCCCCACTGGGACACGGACTCTGGACCCCCCACGCTGTGACCCTACCTTTGGATTCTGCATGTTGTGAAGTGCACTAGGTTTGCTCTGGTGGATCCCACTGCATGTATGTGGCTGGACTGATTAGGGAGACCAGTGCATCAGGGCGCGGCATGTATTATACCTGAACAAAAAGGTTACCCAGCAAGATGACACTGTGTTCAATTTGGATTCCTGTGTTTGAGCAGTATACAATAATGACAATGACCCACCATCTACAGCAAAGGTGTCAAACACAAGAatcaccctggcatagactctAATCCGGCCTAActgaaaagcatttaaaaatgtgaaggAAGGTGCAATTGTTGCCCTTTTAACTATATGTTTATAGGTGTTACAGCTTTATTTTGACTGATAATGACCTGACACATAAgttaaacatacataaaaaatgaaataatgaaaaaagttttttcaGTCCTTTTTTAATATCtagtataggaatttctt contains:
- the LOC134640089 gene encoding chemokine-like factor, producing the protein MTTKQTAMEVDTAFLKSRRGIVKVTEMVTLFVAFVCFAVASTPKYIAATALEFFITSLLLVLYLLKLNKRLTFFFWPLVDVLNSVFASVYFITLSLMAMTSYINTGMLIGGIMCFLLAVLLCVESYILFSIITFNRPRTETQNT